From one Leishmania infantum JPCM5 genome chromosome 29 genomic stretch:
- a CDS encoding putative tryptophanyl-tRNA synthetase, translating into MEDPAAQEVVVTPWTVEGDVNYDKLIKHFGCQAIDEKLLERMERLTRKKPHHFLRRGIFFSHRDLNLILDAYEKGQPFYLYTGRGPSSESMHVGHLIPFMFTKWLQDTFHVPLVIQLTDDEKFFFKDLTMDEIDKMTTENLKDIIAFGFDPKLTFIFRDFEYVGRMYRIVARIEKAYTASQVRGCFGFKMEDNCGRWMFPAIQAAPSFSAAFPHIFPQEKGNVFCMIPQAIDQDPYFRLTRDVAPRMGYLKPAVIHSKFFPGLSGSKGKMSSSTGAAVFLTDTPKMIKDKINKHAFSGGGADKKEQLLLGGNTNVDVPMQWLRFFLEDDEELTRLQKDYMLGRIMTGDVKKVLIQQITSIVTAHQEARKKVTEADVELFTAVRAMGPAKEEAESRK; encoded by the coding sequence ATGGAGGACCCCGCCGCGCAGGAGGTTGTCGTGACCCCGTGGACGGTGGAGGGTGACGTGAACTATGACAAGCTCATCAAACATTTTGGGTGCCAGGCGATCGACGAaaagctgctggagcggaTGGAGCGGCTGACCAGGAAGAAACCCCATCACTTtctgcgccgcggcatctTCTTCTCCCACCGTGATTTGAACTTAATCCTCGATGCATACGAGAAGGGACAGCCTTTCTACCTGTACACCGGCCGTGGTCCCAGCAGCGAGTCGATGCACGTTGGCCACCTGATACCTTTCATGTTCACCAAGTGGCTGCAGGACACCTTCCATGTGCCGCTGGTGATTCAGCTCACCGATGACGAAAAGTTCTTTTTCAAGGACTTGACAATGGACGAGATCGATAAGATGACCACGGAAAACTTGAAGGACATCATTGCCTTTGGCTTTGACCCGAAGCTGACGTTCATCTTCAGGGACTTTGAGTACGTGGGACGGATGTATCGCATTGTCGCACGCATCGAGAAGGCGTACACGGCTAGCCAGGTGCGGGGCTGCTTCGGCTTCAAGATGGAGGACAACTGCGGCCGCTGGATGTTCCCTGCGATTCAGGCAGCACCCTCCTTCTCGGCGGCGTTTCCACACATTTTTCCGCAGGAGAAGGGCAACGTCTTCTGCATGATTCCGCAAGCGATCGACCAAGACCCGTACTTCCGTCTTACGCGCGACGTGGCGCCGCGCATGGGATATTTGAAGCCAGCCGTTATCCACTCCAAGTTCTTCCCCGGTCTTAGTGGGTCGAAGGGCAAGATGAGCTCAtccaccggcgctgccgtctttCTGACAGACACCCCCAAGATGATCAAAGACAAGATCAACAAACACGCCttcagcggtggtggcgcagataagaaggagcagctgcttcttGGTGGTAACACCAACGTCGACGTACCTATGCAGTGGCTCCGCTTTTTCCtcgaggatgacgaggagtTGACGCGCCTCCAGAAGGACTACATGCTTGGCCGTATCATGACCGGTGACGTGAAGAAAGTCCTCATTCAACAAATCACCAGCATCGTGACGGCACACCAGGAAGCGCGGAAAAAGGTGACGGAGGCCGATGTGGAGCTCTTCACTGCCGTCCGCGCCATGGGAccggcgaaggaggaggcggagtcAAGGAAGTAA
- a CDS encoding QA-SNARE protein putative translates to MHEMGDPSWRRACDLLAKHLQSLGQKITAIRRITNRRSSVEEIKTEREEVKRITRDANATDVQDIRKIVKSFERFILLDKSLSDEGKKLAKDAEMVLKDYERTCNDFYRKCMHGESARGTHSNRALRAFREASEDDEENEGQSLLNTESPQRVQFERDMYEELMLERQRETGEIAENVRDIHEIFQHINGMVNEQGEQLDIVENNLSSAERATRNASQHLRRAQQYQATSSRNKILFICMMIMLAIVSIGLLMN, encoded by the coding sequence ATGCACGAAATGGGGGACCCCAGCtggcgccgcgcctgcgACCTGCTCGCAAAGCATTTGCAGTCGCTCGGGCAGAAGATAACGGCTATACGCCGTATCACCAATcggcgcagctccgtcgAGGAGATCAAGACGgagcgcgaggaggtgaagcgcATCACACGTGACGCCAACGCTACCGATGTGCAGGACATCCGCAAGATCGTAAAGTCATTTGAGCGGTTCATCTTACTGGACAAGAGTCTTAGCGACGAGGGCAAGAAGCTTGCCAAAGACGCTGAGATGGTTCTCAAGGACTACGAGAGGACCTGCAACGACTTCTACCGTAAGTGCATGCACGGCGAGTCTGCACGGGGCACTCATAGCAACCGTGCGCTTCGGGCATTCCGTGAGGCAAGCGAGGATGATGAGGAAAATGAAGGGCAGTCGCTGTTGAACACGGAGTCTCCGCAACGGGTGCAGTTTGAGCGTGACATGTACGAGGAGCTCATGCTAGAGCGACAGCGCGAGACAGGCGAGATTGCGGAGAACGTGCGCGACATCCATGAAATTTTCCAGCACATCAACGGAATGGTCAACGAGCAAGGGGAGCAGCTCGATATTGTGGAGAATAACCTCTCCTCCGCAGAGCGCGCCACCCGCAACGCctcgcagcacctgcgccgcgcgcagcagtATCAAGCAACGTCCTCCCGGAACAAGATACTCTTCATATGCATGATGATCATGCTTGCCATCGTTAGCATCGGTCTGCTCATGAACTGA
- a CDS encoding putative ras-like small GTPases, producing the protein MVLLRLRVAVVGEPTSGKTAFVQMVHSNGTVFPKNYLMTMGCDFVVKEFALDDDNTVEVSLLDVAGQRLYDRMTSHYLESVSAFILVYDVSNKATFESCRKWVTKARTAKKDMIGFLVGNKMDLADKAEVTDNQAEVFARANQLTFFKCSALRGTGTVEPVERLSRMFLEEYQKRLAQLSQLSASK; encoded by the coding sequence ATggtgctcctgcgcctccgcgtcgccgTGGTCGGTGAGCCGACTTCCGGCAAAACGGCATTTGTTCAGATGGTGCATAGCAACGGTACAGTATTCCCCAAGAACTATCTCATGACAATGGGGTGCGACTTTGTCGTAAAAGAGTTTGCGCTGGACGACGACAACACGGTCGAGGTGTCGCTCCTGGACGTGGCGGGGCAGCGGCTGTATGATCGCATGACATCTCACTATCTAGAGAGCGTGTCTGCCTTTATTCTCGTGTATGACGTGTCAAACAAGGCAACGTTCGAGTCGTGTCGAAAGTGGGTGACCAAGGCGCGGACTGCGAAGAAGGACATGATCGGCTTCCTTGTGGGGAACAAGATGGACCTCGCTGACAAGGCCGAGGTCACGGACAACCAAGCGGAGGTTTTTGCACGCGCTAATCAACTTACCTTTTTCAAGTGCTCTGCACTGCGCGGCACGGGCACGGTAGAGCCCGTAGAGAGGCTCTCGCGCATGTTCCTGGAGGAGTATCAGAAGAGACTGGCTCAGCTGTCACAGCTCAGCGCAAGCAAGTGA